Proteins encoded within one genomic window of Prauserella marina:
- the panD gene encoding aspartate 1-decarboxylase, with the protein MQRILMNGKIHRATVTQADLHYVGSLTVDSDLLASANIVEGEQVQVVDITNGNRLETYAISGEAGSGVIGVNGAAAHLVHPGDLVIVMSYAAFDDAEARAHRPSVVHVDARNRQIALGDDPAEPVPGDPAQRSGRVVDEVTETR; encoded by the coding sequence ATGCAGCGCATTCTGATGAACGGCAAGATCCACAGGGCGACCGTGACGCAGGCCGACCTGCACTACGTCGGCTCGCTCACGGTCGACTCCGACCTGCTCGCCTCGGCGAACATCGTTGAGGGCGAACAGGTGCAGGTCGTCGACATCACCAACGGAAACCGGCTGGAGACCTACGCCATCAGCGGCGAGGCGGGCAGCGGGGTCATCGGCGTCAACGGCGCCGCCGCTCATCTCGTCCATCCGGGTGACCTGGTGATCGTGATGAGTTACGCGGCGTTCGACGACGCCGAGGCACGTGCTCACCGGCCCTCCGTCGTCCACGTCGACGCGCGCAACCGGCAGATCGCGCTCGGCGACGATCCAGCCGAACCGGTGCCGGGCGATCCCGCTCAGCGTTCCGGCCGAGTGGTGGACGAGGTGACCGAAACCCGATGA
- a CDS encoding phosphopantetheine-binding protein: MASAGETLSIDAIRSDVLELLGADSSEVSDDDDLVDIGLDSIRIMHLVERWRARGADVNFVQLAEEPTIRGWHTAVTGSR; the protein is encoded by the coding sequence ATGGCCTCAGCCGGCGAAACACTGAGCATCGACGCGATCAGGTCGGACGTGCTGGAACTTCTCGGAGCCGACAGCTCCGAGGTCTCCGACGACGATGACCTCGTCGACATCGGACTCGACTCCATCCGCATCATGCACCTCGTCGAGCGGTGGCGCGCGAGGGGCGCCGACGTCAACTTCGTCCAGCTCGCCGAGGAACCCACGATCAGGGGCTGGCACACGGCCGTCACCGGCTCCCGATGA
- a CDS encoding isochorismatase family protein — protein sequence MSLPTIAPYRVPAEHELPESTAGWVADPARSVLLVHDMQRYFVAAYAAESQPLATVVPNIMRLTAEARALGIPVVYSAQPGDQRPADRQLLRDLWGPGLRAVPEEEAIITELTPAADDLLLTKWRYSAFQRTDLRTRIAKWGRDQLLVTGIYAHMGCLLTACEAFMQDVQPFLVADAVADFSLADHEMALRYAAARCGVVLSTTELTRQLATDTTRDEQWPQPAKH from the coding sequence TTGTCTCTGCCTACCATCGCTCCCTACCGGGTACCGGCCGAGCACGAGCTGCCGGAGAGCACGGCGGGCTGGGTGGCCGATCCGGCCCGTTCCGTCCTGCTGGTACACGACATGCAGCGCTACTTCGTCGCCGCCTACGCAGCCGAAAGTCAGCCGCTGGCCACGGTGGTGCCCAACATCATGCGGCTGACCGCCGAGGCGAGGGCACTCGGCATTCCGGTCGTCTACTCGGCGCAACCGGGCGACCAGCGACCGGCCGACCGGCAGTTGCTCCGCGACCTGTGGGGGCCCGGGTTGCGCGCCGTTCCGGAAGAAGAAGCCATCATCACCGAACTCACCCCAGCCGCCGATGATCTGTTGCTGACGAAATGGCGCTACAGCGCGTTCCAGCGTACCGATCTCAGGACCCGGATCGCGAAATGGGGCCGGGATCAGCTTCTCGTCACCGGAATATACGCGCACATGGGTTGCCTGCTCACCGCATGCGAGGCGTTCATGCAGGACGTGCAGCCGTTTCTCGTCGCGGACGCGGTCGCCGACTTCTCGCTCGCCGATCACGAGATGGCGCTGCGGTACGCGGCAGCGCGTTGCGGAGTCGTGCTGTCCACAACGGAACTGACAAGACAACTCGCGACCGATACGACCAGGGACGAACAATGGCCTCAGCCGGCGAAACACTGA
- a CDS encoding (2,3-dihydroxybenzoyl)adenylate synthase, producing MNAAEAPGWPEEFAARYREAGYWNGQTFGELLADRAHRSPDRVAVIDGTRRWTYRELDERANAIADGLAALGIRRGDKVVVQLPNIGEYYELLFALFRLGALPVFALPAHRFAEIGYFCEFTEAVAYVIADRHGGFRYTELADKVTAAVPGLRHVIVVGEAGPYLAYESLAAKRATGVLSGPSASDLAFLQLSGGSTGTPKLIPRTHDDYLYSVRESARICELTEDSIYLVVLPAAHNFPMSSPGSLGVFFAGGTVVLAPSPAPDVAFPLIESERVTITAVVPPLALAWLRAAETSENDLSSLRVLQVGGAKFSEEAARRVGPELGVTLQQVFGMAEGLVNYTRLDDSGDVLVSTQGRPISPDDEIRIVDDEDRDLPRGTEGNLLTRGPYTIRGYYRAAEHNASAFTEDGFYRTGDVVRMTEEGNLVVEGRAKDQINRGGEKVAAEEVENHLLANEAVHDVAVVSMPDDFLGERTCAFVIPASGAEPKPVTLRRFLRERGLADYKLPDRIRLVAEFPSTPVGKVSKAALRRAITEALRRKEF from the coding sequence GTGAACGCGGCCGAAGCGCCAGGGTGGCCGGAGGAGTTCGCGGCCCGCTATCGCGAGGCAGGGTACTGGAACGGGCAGACCTTCGGGGAACTGCTGGCCGATCGGGCACACCGGAGCCCTGACCGGGTCGCCGTCATCGATGGCACGCGCCGTTGGACCTACCGAGAACTCGACGAGCGGGCGAACGCGATCGCCGATGGACTGGCCGCACTGGGTATCCGCCGAGGCGACAAGGTCGTCGTGCAGTTGCCCAACATCGGCGAGTACTACGAGTTGCTGTTCGCGTTGTTCCGGCTCGGTGCCCTTCCGGTGTTCGCCCTTCCGGCACACCGGTTCGCGGAGATCGGCTACTTCTGCGAGTTCACCGAAGCGGTGGCGTACGTGATCGCCGACCGGCACGGCGGCTTCCGCTACACCGAACTCGCCGACAAGGTCACCGCCGCCGTTCCAGGACTGCGGCACGTGATCGTGGTCGGTGAGGCGGGACCTTACCTCGCTTACGAAAGCCTGGCGGCGAAGCGGGCAACGGGTGTCCTTTCCGGACCGTCCGCATCGGACCTCGCCTTCCTGCAACTGTCCGGAGGCAGTACCGGAACCCCGAAGCTTATCCCGCGCACCCATGACGATTATCTGTACAGCGTCAGGGAAAGCGCGCGGATCTGCGAGCTGACCGAGGACAGTATCTATCTGGTCGTGTTGCCGGCGGCGCACAACTTCCCGATGAGCTCGCCCGGGTCGCTCGGCGTGTTCTTCGCGGGCGGAACCGTGGTGCTCGCCCCGTCACCTGCTCCCGACGTGGCTTTCCCGCTGATCGAATCGGAGCGGGTGACCATCACCGCCGTCGTTCCGCCGCTCGCGCTGGCCTGGCTGCGGGCGGCGGAGACGAGCGAAAACGACCTGTCCTCGCTGCGGGTCTTGCAGGTGGGCGGGGCGAAGTTCAGCGAGGAGGCCGCGCGAAGAGTCGGTCCCGAACTCGGCGTGACGCTGCAACAGGTCTTCGGCATGGCGGAAGGGCTCGTCAACTACACCAGGCTCGACGATTCCGGCGACGTGCTCGTGAGTACCCAGGGCAGGCCGATATCGCCGGACGACGAGATCCGGATCGTCGACGACGAAGACCGCGACCTGCCACGCGGTACCGAAGGCAACCTGCTCACCAGAGGCCCTTACACGATTCGCGGCTACTACCGCGCGGCCGAGCACAACGCGAGTGCCTTCACCGAGGACGGTTTCTACCGCACCGGCGATGTGGTGCGGATGACGGAGGAGGGCAACCTCGTCGTCGAGGGAAGAGCCAAGGACCAGATCAACAGGGGCGGCGAGAAGGTGGCCGCGGAAGAGGTGGAGAACCACCTGCTCGCCAACGAGGCGGTGCACGACGTGGCCGTGGTGTCCATGCCGGACGACTTCCTTGGCGAGCGCACGTGTGCCTTCGTGATCCCCGCGTCCGGAGCGGAGCCGAAACCCGTGACGCTGCGCCGGTTTCTGCGCGAGCGAGGACTGGCCGACTACAAGCTTCCGGACCGGATCCGTCTCGTCGCCGAATTCCCGAGTACCCCCGTCGGCAAGGTGAGCAAAGCCGCGCTCCGCCGGGCCATCACCGAAGCGTTGCGGCGAAAGGAGTTCTGA